In a genomic window of Sphingomonas koreensis:
- a CDS encoding GAF domain-containing protein: MPHHDIPGRHERLAQAIGLLDSASGRDDATAILRDHARAIADADGITVVLREGKEVFYAAEDAISPLWTGQRFPVERCISGLAIMAGEPILIPDIRNDPRVPLNAYLATFVASMAAFPIGRTAALGAYWRQSGAVDLEAAGLMTRLAAAAARIFDPSAPPARKAG; this comes from the coding sequence ATGCCGCATCACGACATCCCGGGCCGCCACGAGCGGCTGGCGCAGGCGATCGGCCTGCTCGATTCAGCGTCCGGCCGGGACGATGCCACCGCGATCCTGCGCGATCACGCCCGCGCCATCGCCGATGCCGACGGCATCACCGTGGTCCTGCGTGAGGGCAAGGAGGTGTTCTACGCCGCCGAGGATGCGATCAGCCCGCTTTGGACCGGGCAGCGCTTCCCGGTCGAACGCTGCATCTCGGGCCTTGCGATCATGGCGGGCGAGCCGATCCTGATCCCGGATATCCGCAACGATCCACGCGTTCCGCTCAACGCCTATCTCGCCACCTTCGTCGCCAGCATGGCGGCGTTCCCGATCGGGCGCACCGCCGCGCTCGGCGCCTATTGGCGTCAATCCGGCGCGGTCGACCTCGAAGCCGCCGGGCTGATGACCCGCCTCGCCGCCGCCGCGGCTCGCATCTTCGACCCCAGCGCCCCGCCCGCCCGCAAGGCCGGCTAA
- the atpA gene encoding F0F1 ATP synthase subunit alpha, which yields MDIRAAEISKVIKDQIANFGTEAEVSETGQVLSVGDGIARVHGLDNVQAGEMVEFANGVQGMALNLEADNVGIVIFGSDSEIKEGDVVKRTGTIVDVPVGKGLLGRVVDGLGNPIDGKGPIVSDQRSRVEVKAPGIIPRKSVHEPVQTGLKAIDALVPVGRGQRELIIGDRQTGKSAVAIDTFINQKTVNAGDDEGKKLYCVYVAVGQKRSTVAQLVRTLEENGAMEYSIVVAATASDPAPLQFLAPYTGCAMGEYFRDNGMHAVIVYDDLSKQAVAYRQMSLLLRRPPGREAYPGDVFYLHSRLLERAAKLNDANGNGSLTALPIIETQAGDVSAYIPTNVISITDGQIFLETDLFFAGIRPAINVGLSVSRVGSSAQTKAMKKVSGSIKLELAQYREMAAFAQFGSDLDASTQKLLNRGARLTELLKQPQFSPLPFEEQTVSIFAGTNGYIDSVPVQDVVRYEAAMLAEMRSKHADILKDIRDSKDLSDATKGKLKDALEAFGKTFA from the coding sequence ATGGATATCCGCGCCGCAGAAATCTCGAAGGTCATCAAGGACCAGATCGCCAATTTCGGCACCGAGGCAGAGGTCAGCGAGACCGGCCAGGTGCTGAGCGTGGGTGACGGCATCGCGCGCGTCCACGGCCTCGACAACGTCCAGGCAGGCGAAATGGTCGAGTTCGCCAACGGCGTTCAAGGCATGGCGCTCAACCTCGAGGCCGACAATGTCGGCATCGTGATCTTCGGCTCGGACTCGGAGATCAAGGAAGGCGACGTCGTCAAGCGCACCGGTACGATCGTGGACGTTCCGGTCGGCAAGGGCCTGCTCGGCCGCGTGGTCGATGGCCTCGGCAACCCGATCGACGGCAAGGGCCCGATCGTTTCCGACCAGCGCTCGCGCGTCGAGGTGAAGGCGCCCGGCATCATTCCGCGCAAGTCGGTGCACGAGCCGGTCCAGACCGGCCTCAAGGCGATCGACGCGCTCGTCCCCGTCGGCCGCGGCCAGCGCGAGCTGATCATCGGCGACCGCCAGACCGGCAAGTCGGCCGTCGCGATCGACACCTTCATCAACCAGAAGACCGTCAACGCAGGCGATGACGAGGGCAAGAAGCTCTATTGCGTCTATGTCGCCGTGGGCCAGAAGCGCTCGACCGTCGCGCAGCTCGTGCGCACGCTCGAAGAGAATGGCGCGATGGAATATTCGATCGTGGTCGCCGCGACCGCGTCGGACCCCGCCCCGCTTCAGTTCCTTGCGCCGTACACCGGCTGCGCGATGGGCGAGTATTTCCGCGACAACGGCATGCATGCCGTGATCGTCTATGACGATCTCTCGAAGCAGGCCGTCGCCTATCGCCAGATGTCGCTGCTGCTGCGCCGCCCGCCGGGCCGCGAAGCCTATCCGGGCGACGTCTTCTATCTCCACAGCCGCCTGCTGGAGCGCGCCGCGAAGCTCAACGACGCCAACGGCAACGGCTCGCTCACCGCGCTGCCGATCATCGAGACGCAGGCGGGCGACGTGTCGGCCTACATCCCGACCAACGTGATCTCGATCACCGACGGCCAGATCTTCCTCGAGACCGACCTGTTCTTCGCGGGCATCCGCCCGGCGATCAACGTGGGCCTGTCGGTGTCGCGCGTGGGTTCGTCGGCGCAGACCAAGGCGATGAAGAAGGTGTCGGGCTCGATCAAGCTCGAGCTGGCCCAGTATCGCGAAATGGCCGCGTTCGCGCAGTTCGGTTCGGACCTCGACGCTTCGACGCAGAAGCTGCTCAACCGCGGCGCGCGCCTGACCGAGCTGCTCAAGCAGCCCCAGTTCTCGCCGCTGCCGTTCGAGGAGCAGACCGTGTCGATCTTCGCCGGCACCAACGGCTATATCGACAGTGTGCCGGTGCAGGATGTCGTGCGCTACGAGGCGGCGATGCTCGCCGAGATGCGTTCGAAGCATGCCGACATCCTCAAGGATATCCGCGACAGCAAGGATCTGAGCGACGCCACCAAGGGCAAGCTCAAGGACGCGCTGGAAGCGTTCGGCAAGACGTTCGCGTAA
- a CDS encoding helix-turn-helix domain-containing protein gives MHYAETPPPPELDGLVEAVWTLDIGADGWVDHQAVPDGCIELIRRHSGRSFWRTDQPPLFVTGLALRPAVLRFSGDARFTGIRLWPWAWHALDGAPCNDFADGWREIAESDPLAALIAGDPDPTPRLIAAFRGRRPPPLAAIRQSAGVDDLARITGLSTRQLQRICARETGMAPRSYLRLLRFRTAVSGIQAPDAALADTAAVSGYADQAHMTREFQSLGGLPPGQARMRARGPFV, from the coding sequence GTGCATTACGCCGAAACGCCTCCGCCGCCCGAACTCGACGGTCTTGTCGAAGCCGTGTGGACACTCGACATCGGCGCCGACGGCTGGGTCGATCATCAGGCGGTGCCCGATGGCTGTATCGAACTGATCCGCCGCCACTCCGGCCGTTCGTTCTGGCGGACCGATCAGCCGCCATTGTTCGTCACCGGCCTCGCGCTCCGGCCTGCGGTCCTGCGGTTCAGCGGCGACGCGCGCTTCACGGGCATCCGCCTCTGGCCCTGGGCTTGGCACGCGCTCGACGGTGCCCCCTGCAACGACTTCGCGGACGGCTGGCGGGAGATCGCGGAGAGCGACCCGCTGGCGGCGCTGATTGCTGGAGACCCCGATCCGACGCCGCGGCTCATCGCGGCCTTTCGCGGCCGACGCCCGCCTCCTCTCGCCGCGATCCGACAATCGGCGGGCGTGGATGATCTCGCCCGGATCACCGGGCTCTCCACACGCCAGCTTCAACGCATCTGCGCGCGAGAAACCGGCATGGCACCACGCAGCTATCTGCGTCTGCTGCGCTTCCGCACCGCGGTCAGCGGCATCCAGGCTCCCGACGCGGCGCTCGCCGATACCGCCGCGGTCTCCGGCTATGCCGACCAGGCGCATATGACCCGCGAGTTCCAGTCGCTCGGTGGATTACCGCCCGGCCAGGCCAGAATGCGCGCTCGCGGCCCGTTCGTCTGA
- a CDS encoding CpaF family protein encodes MSAFGRRSGPGATPARPAFGVARPMQGGGAAPRPQEPLGGDQFPAIQDVPLPGANQRDSGITDTTPQSTTDAMQRLADRQAASGEAGSSRVEGFEASIHRIKEQVLPRLLERVDPEAAATLNKDELAEEFRPIIGEVLAELKLTLNRREQFALEKVLVDELLGLGPLEELLADSAISDIMVNGPEQTFVERKGKLELANINFRDEEHLFQIAQRICNSVGRRVDQTTPLADARLKDGSRVNVIVPPLSLKGTAISIRKFSDKPITLDMMAGFGSMSTKMATALKIAGACRFNIVISGGTGSGKTTMLNALSKMIDPGERVLTIEDAAELRLQQPHWLPLETRPPNLEGQGEITIRDLVKNALRMRPDRIILGEIRGSECFDLLSAMNTGHDGSMCTLHSNSPRECLGRMENMVMMGDIKIPKEAISRQIADSVDLIVQVKRLRDGSRRVTNITEVIGMEGPVIVTQELFKFEYLDESADGKIIGEYRSMGLRPYTLEKARSFGFDHALLEACL; translated from the coding sequence GTGAGCGCATTCGGACGTCGCAGCGGACCAGGGGCAACACCCGCCCGGCCGGCTTTCGGCGTCGCGCGGCCGATGCAGGGCGGCGGAGCGGCACCGCGCCCGCAGGAGCCGCTCGGCGGCGACCAGTTCCCGGCGATCCAGGACGTCCCGCTCCCCGGCGCAAACCAGCGCGACTCGGGGATCACCGATACGACGCCTCAATCCACAACCGACGCGATGCAGCGCCTGGCCGATCGTCAGGCGGCGTCGGGCGAAGCCGGCAGCTCGCGAGTCGAGGGCTTCGAAGCCTCGATCCACCGCATCAAGGAACAGGTGCTTCCGCGCCTGCTCGAGCGCGTCGATCCCGAGGCGGCGGCGACGCTCAACAAGGACGAACTTGCCGAGGAGTTCCGCCCGATCATCGGCGAAGTGCTCGCCGAGCTCAAGCTCACCCTCAACCGCCGCGAGCAGTTCGCGCTGGAAAAGGTGCTGGTCGACGAACTGCTCGGCCTCGGCCCGCTCGAAGAGCTGCTCGCCGACAGCGCGATCAGCGACATCATGGTCAACGGCCCCGAGCAGACCTTCGTCGAGCGCAAGGGCAAGCTCGAGCTCGCCAACATCAATTTCCGCGACGAGGAACATCTGTTCCAGATCGCGCAGCGCATCTGCAACTCGGTCGGCCGCCGCGTCGACCAGACCACCCCGCTCGCCGACGCCCGCCTGAAGGACGGCTCCCGCGTCAACGTGATCGTGCCGCCGCTCAGCCTCAAGGGCACGGCAATCTCGATCCGTAAATTCTCGGACAAGCCGATCACGCTCGACATGATGGCCGGCTTCGGATCGATGTCGACCAAGATGGCGACCGCGCTCAAGATCGCGGGCGCATGCCGCTTCAACATCGTCATCTCGGGCGGTACCGGCTCGGGCAAGACGACGATGCTCAACGCCCTGTCAAAGATGATCGACCCGGGCGAGCGCGTGCTGACGATCGAGGACGCCGCCGAGCTTCGGCTCCAACAGCCGCACTGGCTCCCGCTCGAAACCCGCCCTCCCAATCTCGAAGGTCAGGGCGAAATCACCATTCGCGACCTCGTCAAGAACGCCCTGCGTATGCGTCCCGACCGCATCATCCTCGGCGAAATTCGCGGAAGCGAGTGTTTCGACCTCCTGTCCGCGATGAACACCGGCCATGACGGCTCGATGTGTACGCTCCACTCCAACAGCCCGCGCGAGTGCCTGGGCCGTATGGAGAACATGGTGATGATGGGCGACATCAAAATCCCGAAGGAGGCGATCAGCCGCCAGATCGCGGATTCGGTCGATCTCATCGTCCAGGTGAAGCGCCTGCGCGACGGTAGCCGCCGCGTGACCAACATCACCGAGGTGATCGGGATGGAAGGCCCGGTGATCGTGACCCAGGAGCTGTTCAAGTTCGAGTATCTGGACGAGAGCGCCGACGGCAAGATCATCGGCGAGTATCGTTCGATGGGCCTGCGTCCCTATACGCTCGAAAAGGCGCGCTCGTTCGGCTTCGATCACGCGTTGCTTGAGGCGTGTCTCTGA
- a CDS encoding F0F1 ATP synthase subunit gamma, producing the protein MASLKALKVRIGSVKSTQKITKAMKMVAAAKLRRAQEAAEAGRPYAQRLEAVVASLASKVSISEASPKLLAGTGKDQVHLFVVATSDKGLAGAFNTNIARLARRRAQELIAEGKTVKFYTIGKKGRAVLNRLFPKDMAHSIEPGDLGKLGFADARGYADDLIARFEAGEFDVAHLFYSNFKSVLTQEPTEQQIIPVAIPAAPEGDAAASAVTEYEPGEEEILADLLGRNVAIQLYRAIRENAASEQGSKMTAMDNATRNAGDLIKRLSIQYNRARQAAITTELVEIISGAEAL; encoded by the coding sequence ATGGCCAGCCTCAAGGCACTCAAGGTCCGCATCGGCTCGGTGAAGTCGACGCAGAAGATCACCAAGGCGATGAAGATGGTCGCCGCCGCCAAGCTGCGCCGCGCGCAGGAAGCGGCCGAGGCCGGGCGTCCCTACGCCCAGCGCCTCGAAGCCGTCGTCGCCTCGCTCGCCAGCAAGGTGAGCATCAGCGAAGCCTCGCCCAAGCTCCTCGCCGGCACCGGCAAGGATCAGGTCCATCTGTTCGTCGTCGCGACGTCGGACAAGGGCCTTGCGGGTGCGTTCAACACCAACATCGCCCGCCTCGCGCGCCGCCGCGCGCAGGAGCTGATCGCCGAGGGCAAGACGGTAAAGTTCTACACCATCGGCAAGAAGGGCCGCGCGGTGCTGAACCGTCTCTTCCCCAAGGACATGGCCCATTCGATCGAGCCGGGTGACCTCGGCAAGCTCGGCTTTGCCGATGCGCGCGGCTATGCCGACGATCTGATCGCCCGTTTCGAGGCCGGCGAGTTCGACGTCGCGCACCTCTTCTACTCCAACTTCAAGTCGGTCCTGACCCAGGAGCCGACCGAGCAGCAGATCATCCCGGTCGCGATTCCCGCAGCGCCTGAGGGCGACGCCGCGGCTTCGGCCGTCACCGAATATGAGCCGGGCGAAGAGGAAATCCTCGCCGACCTGCTCGGCCGCAACGTCGCGATCCAGCTCTACCGCGCGATCCGTGAGAACGCCGCGTCGGAACAGGGCAGCAAGATGACCGCGATGGACAACGCCACGCGCAACGCGGGCGACCTGATCAAGCGTCTGTCGATCCAGTATAACCGCGCGCGTCAGGCGGCGATCACGACCGAGCTGGTCGAGATCATCTCGGGCGCCGAGGCGCTCTAA
- a CDS encoding ATP synthase F1 subunit epsilon yields the protein MPLHFELVTPERLVRSEEVHMVVVPGTDGDFGVLEGHAPFMSTVRDGNLEIYKSAGNQSPEIVRIEGGFAEVNEKGLTVLAEKAG from the coding sequence ATGCCCCTTCATTTCGAACTCGTCACCCCGGAACGTCTGGTCCGCTCTGAGGAAGTCCATATGGTTGTCGTTCCCGGCACCGATGGCGACTTCGGCGTGCTGGAGGGCCATGCGCCCTTCATGTCCACGGTCCGCGACGGCAATCTCGAAATCTACAAGTCCGCCGGCAACCAGAGCCCGGAGATCGTTCGCATCGAAGGCGGCTTCGCCGAAGTGAACGAAAAGGGTCTTACGGTCCTCGCCGAAAAGGCCGGATAA
- a CDS encoding aspartyl protease family protein: MSHLTTDTEARWVPFELTAGNQIRFRTLLNGRWVDAILDTGVSDTAVSARFARTASMKPLVAGHADAIGGSVALSWGAIERIEVGGLVRTGGRIAIIDTDPRVTGPAPVDLFIGADLLAAHALEIDYDTQRFRLLPSGRMPFRGTTAPLRLAGAAGLYLSEIDLGGRRHRPMIVDTGDGSMVTLTRTAWRGIEHAGGRVTTAIAWGLGGQIESEVTIVSALRIAALPASEVELRIEPDSGFSARKGAAGRLGGGLLRRHRVLLDPGAGRMVLAPAARNDWPVTRSTSGLMLGQRGDRLRVLHVMRGSPAAADWQAGMEICAIDGTPIPAAYATSPLASWSTGTPGRTVRLQRCDGTERSLTLARFY, encoded by the coding sequence GTGTCGCATCTCACCACCGATACCGAGGCGCGCTGGGTGCCGTTCGAGCTGACAGCGGGCAACCAGATCCGCTTCCGCACCCTGCTCAATGGCCGCTGGGTCGATGCCATCCTCGATACCGGGGTCAGCGACACCGCGGTCTCGGCACGCTTTGCCCGTACGGCGAGCATGAAGCCGCTGGTCGCCGGACATGCCGATGCGATCGGGGGCAGCGTGGCGCTGAGCTGGGGTGCAATCGAGCGGATCGAGGTCGGCGGCCTCGTCCGGACCGGCGGCCGTATCGCGATCATCGACACTGATCCCCGCGTGACGGGCCCTGCCCCGGTCGATCTCTTCATCGGCGCCGATCTGCTCGCCGCGCACGCGCTTGAGATCGATTACGATACGCAGCGCTTCCGCCTGCTGCCCTCCGGCCGGATGCCGTTTCGAGGAACCACGGCGCCGCTGCGCCTGGCCGGCGCCGCCGGTCTCTATCTCAGCGAGATCGATCTCGGCGGACGCCGGCACCGTCCCATGATCGTCGATACCGGCGACGGGAGCATGGTGACGCTCACCCGCACGGCATGGCGTGGAATCGAGCACGCCGGCGGTCGCGTCACCACAGCGATCGCATGGGGGCTCGGCGGGCAGATCGAGAGCGAGGTCACGATCGTTTCCGCGCTGCGCATCGCGGCGCTTCCTGCAAGCGAGGTCGAACTGCGGATCGAGCCCGACTCGGGATTTTCGGCACGCAAGGGCGCGGCAGGCAGGCTGGGCGGCGGCTTGCTGCGGCGGCACCGGGTCCTGCTCGATCCCGGCGCAGGCCGCATGGTCCTCGCCCCCGCCGCACGAAACGACTGGCCGGTCACCCGTTCGACCAGCGGCCTGATGCTCGGCCAGCGTGGCGACCGGCTTCGAGTCCTTCATGTCATGCGCGGAAGCCCCGCCGCCGCCGATTGGCAGGCCGGAATGGAAATCTGTGCGATCGACGGCACACCGATCCCAGCTGCCTACGCGACCAGCCCGCTCGCAAGCTGGTCCACCGGCACGCCCGGTCGGACCGTGCGGCTGCAACGATGCGACGGAACCGAACGCAGCCTTACCCTCGCGCGCTTCTACTAG
- the atpD gene encoding F0F1 ATP synthase subunit beta, whose amino-acid sequence MATAAPTAEKPARKPRAAKPKADATVASAPVAAAGTGRIAQVIGAVVDVAFDGELPAILSALETDNNGNRLVLEVAQHLGENTVRTIAMDSTEGLTRGQAVTATGAQIQVPVGPATLGRILNVVGEPIDERGPVATDLRAPIHAEAPLFVDQSTESAILVTGIKVIDLLAPYAKGGKIGLFGGAGVGKTVLIQELINNIAKGHGGTSVFAGVGERTREGNDLYHEFLDAGVIAKDADGNAISEGSKVALVYGQMNEPPGARARVALSGLTIAEYFRDVEGQDVLFFVDNIFRFTQAGAEVSALLGRIPSAVGYQPTLSTDMGALQERITSTNKGSITSVQAVYVPADDLTDPAPATSFAHLDATTVLNRAISELGIYPAVDPLDSTSRVLEPRVVGQDHYDTARAVQSILQKYKSLQDIIAILGMDELSEEDKLTVARARKIQRFLSQPFHVAEVFTGIPGEFVQIEDTIKSFKAVVEGEYDHLPEAAFYMVGGIDGVIAKAKKLAAEA is encoded by the coding sequence ATGGCAACCGCAGCCCCCACCGCAGAGAAGCCCGCACGGAAGCCCCGCGCGGCCAAGCCCAAGGCAGACGCCACCGTCGCCTCGGCACCCGTCGCCGCTGCCGGCACGGGCCGTATCGCGCAGGTGATCGGCGCGGTCGTCGACGTCGCGTTTGACGGCGAACTGCCGGCGATCCTCTCGGCGCTCGAGACCGACAACAACGGCAACCGCCTCGTGCTCGAGGTCGCCCAGCATCTGGGTGAGAACACCGTCCGCACGATCGCGATGGACTCGACCGAAGGTCTGACCCGCGGCCAGGCGGTCACCGCCACCGGCGCGCAGATCCAGGTGCCGGTCGGCCCCGCGACGCTCGGCCGCATCCTCAACGTCGTCGGTGAGCCGATCGACGAGCGCGGCCCGGTCGCCACCGACCTGCGCGCACCGATCCATGCCGAAGCCCCGCTGTTCGTCGACCAGTCGACCGAGAGCGCGATCCTCGTCACCGGCATCAAGGTCATCGACCTGCTCGCACCCTATGCGAAGGGCGGCAAGATCGGCCTGTTCGGCGGCGCCGGCGTCGGCAAGACCGTTCTCATCCAGGAACTGATCAACAACATCGCCAAGGGCCATGGCGGCACCTCGGTCTTCGCGGGCGTCGGTGAGCGTACGCGTGAGGGCAACGACCTGTATCACGAGTTCCTCGACGCCGGCGTTATCGCCAAGGACGCCGACGGCAACGCGATCAGCGAAGGGTCGAAGGTTGCGCTGGTCTATGGCCAGATGAACGAGCCGCCGGGCGCCCGCGCCCGCGTCGCGCTTTCGGGCCTGACCATCGCCGAATATTTCCGCGACGTCGAAGGCCAGGACGTGCTGTTCTTCGTCGACAACATCTTCCGCTTCACCCAGGCGGGCGCGGAAGTGTCGGCACTGCTCGGCCGTATTCCTTCGGCCGTGGGCTATCAGCCGACCCTGTCGACCGACATGGGCGCGCTGCAGGAGCGCATCACCTCGACCAACAAGGGCTCGATCACCTCGGTGCAGGCCGTGTACGTCCCCGCGGACGATCTTACCGACCCGGCGCCCGCGACCTCGTTCGCCCACCTCGACGCGACCACGGTTCTCAACCGTGCGATCTCGGAACTCGGCATCTATCCGGCGGTGGACCCGCTCGATTCGACCAGCCGCGTGCTCGAACCGCGCGTCGTCGGTCAGGATCACTACGACACCGCTCGCGCGGTCCAGTCGATCCTGCAGAAGTACAAGTCGCTTCAGGACATCATCGCCATCCTAGGCATGGACGAGCTGTCGGAAGAGGATAAGCTGACCGTCGCGCGTGCGCGGAAGATCCAGCGTTTCCTGTCGCAGCCGTTCCACGTCGCAGAAGTGTTCACCGGCATCCCCGGCGAGTTCGTGCAGATCGAGGACACGATCAAGTCGTTCAAGGCGGTGGTCGAGGGCGAGTATGATCACCTCCCCGAAGCCGCCTTCTACATGGTCGGTGGCATCGACGGCGTGATCGCCAAGGCCAAGAAGCTGGCCGCCGAAGCCTGA
- a CDS encoding DEAD/DEAH box helicase, whose protein sequence is MTQFNTLGLSETTLAALAAKGYTTATPIQAQSIPALLEGRDLLGIAQTGTGKTAAFMLPSIDRLIASGKRAQPRGCRMLVLAPTRELASQIAESARQYSKGTKLSVATVFGGTSIHKNKTDLARGVDIVVATPGRLVDLIDQCYAILLGIEILVLDEADQMMDLGFIHALKRIVRELPSKRQTLFFSATMPKSIRDLANQFIHEPVEVKVTPVATTAERVEQFVTHVSQSEKQSLLTIKLRDESIDRALIFTRTKHGADRVVKLLAASGIAANAIHGNKSQPQRERALGEFRSGKVKLLVATDIAARGIDVSGVSHVFNFELPNVPEQYVHRIGRTARAGNDGVAISFCADDEKAYLRDIERLTRQKLTVVPLPEDFVNESAKIKSSRGPVTMSRDEQNGRNGRAMQGRGGGHGGQGRNGQGRDGQRGPRANPAGDRRQGEQRADRPQGERHARPEGQRQTLGASFGGREGGENRSGQRPQGDQPRFYGPRKKKWAPRPAGGGQRSGGRG, encoded by the coding sequence TTGACGCAATTCAACACCCTCGGCCTGTCCGAGACCACCCTCGCCGCGCTCGCTGCGAAGGGCTACACCACCGCGACCCCGATCCAGGCGCAGTCGATCCCGGCGCTGCTTGAAGGGCGCGACCTGCTCGGCATCGCCCAGACCGGCACCGGCAAGACCGCCGCGTTCATGCTGCCCTCGATCGATCGCCTGATCGCGTCGGGCAAGCGGGCCCAGCCGCGCGGCTGTCGCATGCTCGTCCTTGCGCCCACGCGCGAACTGGCCAGCCAGATCGCCGAAAGCGCGCGCCAGTATTCGAAGGGCACCAAGCTCAGCGTCGCCACCGTGTTCGGCGGCACCTCGATCCACAAGAACAAGACCGACCTGGCGCGCGGCGTCGATATCGTCGTCGCGACCCCGGGCCGCCTCGTCGACCTGATCGACCAGTGCTACGCGATCCTGCTCGGGATCGAGATCCTCGTGCTCGACGAAGCCGACCAGATGATGGACCTTGGCTTCATCCATGCGCTGAAGCGCATCGTCCGCGAGCTGCCGAGCAAGCGCCAGACTTTGTTCTTCTCGGCGACCATGCCCAAGTCGATCCGCGACCTCGCCAACCAGTTCATCCATGAGCCGGTCGAGGTGAAGGTGACCCCGGTGGCCACCACCGCCGAGCGGGTCGAGCAGTTCGTGACGCATGTTAGCCAGAGCGAGAAGCAGTCGCTGCTGACGATCAAGCTGCGCGACGAGAGCATCGACCGCGCGCTGATCTTCACTCGCACCAAGCATGGCGCCGACCGCGTCGTGAAGCTGCTCGCCGCCAGCGGCATCGCCGCCAATGCGATCCACGGCAACAAGAGCCAGCCGCAGCGCGAGCGTGCGCTGGGCGAATTCCGCTCGGGCAAGGTCAAGCTGCTGGTCGCCACCGACATCGCCGCGCGCGGCATCGACGTGTCGGGCGTCAGCCACGTCTTCAACTTCGAGCTGCCCAACGTGCCGGAACAATATGTCCACCGCATCGGCCGCACCGCGCGCGCGGGCAATGACGGCGTGGCGATCAGCTTCTGCGCCGATGACGAGAAAGCCTATCTGCGCGACATCGAGCGGCTGACCCGTCAGAAGCTGACGGTGGTCCCGCTGCCCGAGGACTTCGTCAACGAATCGGCGAAGATCAAGTCGAGCCGCGGTCCGGTGACGATGAGCCGCGACGAGCAGAACGGCCGCAACGGCCGCGCCATGCAGGGGCGCGGTGGCGGCCATGGCGGTCAGGGCCGCAATGGCCAGGGCCGGGATGGCCAGCGCGGTCCGCGTGCCAACCCCGCCGGCGATCGTCGTCAGGGCGAGCAGCGTGCTGACCGCCCCCAGGGCGAGCGCCACGCGCGTCCCGAGGGGCAGCGCCAGACGCTCGGCGCCAGCTTCGGCGGGCGCGAGGGTGGCGAGAACCGCAGCGGCCAGCGTCCGCAGGGCGATCAGCCCCGCTTCTACGGCCCCAGGAAGAAGAAGTGGGCGCCCCGCCCCGCCGGCGGCGGCCAGCGCAGCGGCGGCCGCGGCTAA
- a CDS encoding DUF6265 family protein — MRWKALGLMLMLPGAAPATGGLPEWLAGRWCTAGGGPTRTCEQWQPPAGGMMLGVSQMVKGESTVAFEYLRITMDGGVAVYQAQPGGKPPTAFRAVAGGEGITFINTAHDYPQRIRYRLEGDELTAEISLADGSKAMRWRYRRDQ; from the coding sequence ATGAGGTGGAAGGCGCTGGGACTGATGCTGATGCTGCCGGGTGCGGCGCCCGCGACGGGCGGCTTGCCCGAATGGCTGGCAGGGCGCTGGTGCACTGCAGGGGGCGGACCGACCCGGACCTGCGAGCAATGGCAGCCGCCCGCGGGCGGCATGATGCTTGGCGTATCACAGATGGTGAAGGGGGAAAGCACGGTCGCGTTCGAATATCTGCGGATCACGATGGACGGCGGTGTCGCGGTCTATCAGGCGCAGCCCGGCGGCAAGCCGCCCACGGCGTTTCGCGCCGTTGCGGGCGGGGAGGGGATCACCTTCATCAATACCGCGCACGATTATCCGCAGCGCATCCGCTACCGGCTGGAGGGGGACGAACTCACCGCCGAAATCTCGCTCGCCGATGGAAGCAAGGCGATGCGCTGGCGCTATCGCAGGGACCAGTGA
- a CDS encoding F0F1 ATP synthase subunit delta gives MENSGGIQASLSGRYATALFELAREKGAIEKVESSLAAVKQALTDSPEFAALTRSPLIGRTDAANAVAAAAKAMKLDSLTTDFLGVLAQNRRLAALTGIVRDFRTLAARHRGETSAEVVSAHPLSPAQVKALTAQLRERVGRDVNVDLSVDPSLLGGLVVKIGSQMIDSSIKTRLNSLAHAMKG, from the coding sequence GTGGAGAATTCCGGCGGTATTCAAGCAAGTCTAAGCGGGCGCTACGCGACCGCCCTGTTCGAACTGGCGCGCGAGAAAGGCGCGATCGAGAAGGTCGAATCGAGCCTTGCCGCGGTGAAGCAGGCGCTGACCGATTCGCCCGAGTTCGCAGCGCTCACCCGCAGCCCGCTGATCGGCCGCACCGACGCGGCCAATGCGGTCGCGGCGGCGGCAAAGGCGATGAAGCTCGATTCGCTCACCACCGACTTCCTCGGCGTGCTGGCACAGAACCGGCGCCTCGCCGCGCTGACCGGCATCGTCCGCGACTTCCGCACCCTCGCCGCGCGTCACCGTGGCGAGACGAGCGCCGAAGTCGTTTCGGCGCACCCGCTTTCCCCCGCGCAGGTCAAGGCGCTCACCGCACAGCTGCGTGAGCGCGTCGGCCGCGACGTCAATGTCGACCTGTCGGTCGACCCCTCGCTGCTGGGCGGCCTGGTCGTGAAGATCGGCTCCCAGATGATCGACAGCTCGATCAAGACCCGTTTGAACTCCCTCGCGCATGCGATGAAAGGCTGA